One genomic segment of Mytilus galloprovincialis chromosome 5, xbMytGall1.hap1.1, whole genome shotgun sequence includes these proteins:
- the LOC143076003 gene encoding uncharacterized protein LOC143076003, whose amino-acid sequence METMAETMTFTVSEAQVSSSKAADKTATYTYTDNQSLGLDDERLAWLYSTVSLIIVIAIALIVCCYRCLKARAHNSSKKTNLFELSSDIHFEVPEAIKID is encoded by the exons ATGGAAACCATGGCAGAAACAATGACCTTTACA GTATCGGAAGCACAGGTGTCTTCTTCAAAGGCAGCAGACAAGACTGCTACGTATACTTAT ACTGATAATCAATCCTTAGGCTTGGATGATGAAAGATTGGCATGGTTGTATTCAACTGTAAGCTTGATTAttg tcattGCTATCGCCCTGATTGTCTGCTGTTACAGATGCTTAAAAGCCAGAGCCCACAATTCATCAAAGAAAACCAAcctgtttgaactttcatctGACATACATTTTGAAGTTCCTGAAGCCATTAAGATAGATTaa